One stretch of Labrenzia sp. CE80 DNA includes these proteins:
- a CDS encoding error-prone DNA polymerase: MTLHCGSDLQNFGGFSQGYAELCVTSNFTFLTGASHPEELVLRAAELGLEAIAITDRNTLAGVVRAYSALKTLRKEAEEALRIRSTHQLDHSSRQEAGVSIYLQRPDTVQLPKLIVGTRLVLRDSPVEWLALPTDRAAYHRLARLLTLGKQRAEKAECHLDLADLEQGCRGMILIALPPRDLSAACEPVQRLHRRFPGHVFLGAAPRYDGSDRIWFDACAMLALKTSAPMVAVGDVLMHRGSRRQLADVLTCMREGLTIDGIGTRALPNAERRLKGEPDMARLYSSHPAALRRTLEIAARCSFELSHLSYEYPDEISKGEAPQERLERLVHEGIGRRYPDGASKRVYELVDKELALVGELGYAAYFLTVHDIVAEARARGILCQGRGSAANSILCYLLAITDVSPDMIGMVFERFISRHRSEPPDIDVDFEHERREEVIQWIYEKYGRHRAGLCATVIHFRTRAAIREVGKVMGLSQDVTASLSGQIWGQSNKGTDPEQVRQLGLDPENRRLAQTIHLIGEIIGFPRHLSQHVGGFIITRGRLDELCPIENAAMEGRTVIEWDKDDIDALGILKIDVLSLGMLTCLRKSFELLASHEKMEFTLATVPQEDKATYDMLCKADAVGVFQVESRAQMNFLPRMKPRTFYDLVIEVAIVRPGPIQGGMVKPYIRRRQGFEKPEPFGPALAEVTHKTLGVPLFQEQAMQIAVVGAGYSAEEADQLRRSLASFRRMGTIAHQRDRFVKGMLVNGYSWEVAEACFSQIEGFADYGFPESHAAAFAMLTYVSSWLKCRYPAIFACALLNSQPMGFYAPAQIVRDVREHGVEVRPICVNSSVWDNTLERRADGSWALRLGFRQIKGFREEDAGWIVAARRNGYPDPESVWLRAGVLPSVLERLAEADAFIGMGLTRRDALWQVRAIRAPKPLPLFSDPLDGEGIREPKVELPAMHLGEEVVEDYVAMRLTLRAHPMELLRPAISGLTPHDQLIDAPLRRTSVCGLVITRQRPGTASGVIFLTLEDETGVSNVVVWPRVYDRFRRIVMGGRLLRVTGRLEREGIVVHLIADHIEDLSHRLADLGHPLDEAIGITQPQADEAPRPVRQRPTARHPREQAKHLFPSRDFH, encoded by the coding sequence ATGACCCTCCATTGCGGCTCGGATCTTCAAAACTTCGGAGGATTTTCGCAAGGCTATGCGGAGCTTTGCGTGACGTCGAACTTCACCTTTCTCACCGGAGCCTCTCATCCTGAGGAGCTGGTTCTGCGCGCGGCCGAACTCGGTCTTGAGGCTATCGCGATCACCGACCGCAACACGCTGGCCGGTGTGGTTCGGGCCTATTCAGCCCTGAAGACCCTTCGAAAGGAGGCTGAAGAGGCGCTGCGCATTCGCTCCACCCATCAGCTCGACCATAGCTCCCGCCAGGAAGCGGGAGTGTCCATCTACTTGCAGCGGCCTGACACTGTACAGCTGCCGAAGCTGATCGTTGGGACCCGTCTGGTGCTGCGTGATAGTCCGGTCGAATGGCTCGCCTTGCCCACGGACAGGGCGGCCTATCACCGGCTTGCGCGCTTGCTCACCCTTGGCAAGCAACGGGCGGAGAAAGCCGAATGCCATCTTGATCTTGCCGATCTTGAACAGGGCTGCCGGGGCATGATCCTGATCGCTTTGCCGCCGCGTGATCTGTCCGCCGCCTGCGAGCCGGTTCAAAGGTTGCACCGCCGGTTTCCCGGTCATGTCTTCCTTGGCGCAGCACCCCGTTATGACGGCTCGGACCGGATCTGGTTCGATGCCTGTGCCATGCTGGCCCTCAAGACCTCGGCGCCCATGGTGGCGGTCGGCGATGTGCTCATGCACCGCGGATCTCGGCGGCAGCTTGCTGACGTCCTGACCTGTATGCGCGAGGGGCTTACCATCGACGGGATCGGCACCCGTGCGCTTCCCAACGCGGAGCGCCGGCTCAAGGGTGAGCCGGATATGGCCCGGCTTTACAGCTCTCATCCGGCCGCGCTGCGACGAACGCTTGAGATCGCGGCCCGGTGCAGTTTTGAGCTGTCCCATCTCAGCTATGAGTACCCCGACGAGATTTCGAAGGGAGAAGCTCCACAGGAACGCCTTGAAAGGCTGGTTCACGAGGGCATTGGGCGCCGCTATCCGGACGGGGCCTCGAAACGGGTGTATGAGCTCGTCGACAAGGAGCTCGCCCTGGTCGGGGAACTTGGCTATGCGGCCTATTTTCTGACCGTGCACGATATCGTGGCGGAGGCGCGCGCGCGCGGCATTCTCTGCCAGGGGCGGGGCTCGGCCGCAAACTCGATCCTGTGTTATCTGCTTGCGATCACCGATGTGTCTCCGGACATGATCGGCATGGTGTTCGAGCGTTTCATCTCGCGCCATCGCAGCGAGCCGCCAGATATCGACGTGGATTTCGAGCATGAGCGGCGCGAGGAAGTCATCCAGTGGATCTACGAAAAATACGGGCGCCATCGTGCCGGGCTTTGCGCCACCGTAATCCACTTCCGCACCCGGGCCGCGATCCGCGAGGTCGGCAAGGTCATGGGGCTCAGCCAGGATGTGACCGCCAGTCTGTCCGGCCAGATCTGGGGGCAGTCCAACAAGGGCACCGATCCGGAACAGGTACGCCAGCTCGGCCTGGACCCGGAAAACCGCCGTCTTGCCCAGACCATTCACCTCATTGGCGAGATCATCGGTTTTCCCCGCCACTTGAGCCAGCATGTCGGCGGTTTCATCATCACCCGCGGCCGTCTCGACGAGCTCTGTCCCATCGAGAACGCGGCCATGGAAGGCCGGACAGTGATCGAATGGGACAAGGACGACATCGATGCCTTGGGAATTTTGAAGATCGACGTCCTGTCTCTGGGCATGCTGACCTGTCTGCGCAAGAGTTTCGAGCTTCTGGCAAGCCACGAAAAGATGGAGTTTACACTCGCCACAGTGCCCCAGGAGGATAAGGCGACCTACGACATGCTGTGCAAGGCCGATGCGGTGGGGGTTTTCCAAGTCGAAAGCCGGGCGCAGATGAACTTCCTGCCACGCATGAAGCCGCGAACGTTTTACGACCTCGTCATCGAGGTGGCGATCGTCCGGCCCGGTCCCATTCAGGGCGGTATGGTCAAGCCTTATATCAGGCGGCGGCAGGGATTTGAGAAGCCGGAACCTTTCGGTCCAGCGCTAGCGGAGGTCACCCACAAGACCCTCGGTGTGCCCTTGTTTCAGGAGCAGGCCATGCAGATCGCCGTGGTCGGGGCCGGCTATAGCGCCGAGGAGGCGGACCAGCTTCGCCGTTCTCTGGCCTCCTTTCGCCGCATGGGGACGATTGCCCATCAACGGGATCGTTTCGTCAAGGGCATGCTGGTAAACGGCTATTCCTGGGAGGTTGCAGAGGCCTGCTTTTCCCAGATCGAGGGCTTCGCCGATTATGGCTTTCCCGAAAGCCATGCCGCGGCCTTCGCCATGCTGACCTATGTGTCTTCCTGGCTTAAATGCCGCTATCCCGCGATTTTTGCCTGCGCGCTTTTGAATTCCCAGCCGATGGGCTTTTACGCACCGGCCCAGATCGTGCGGGATGTTCGAGAGCACGGCGTGGAAGTGCGGCCCATCTGCGTGAACAGCAGCGTATGGGACAACACGCTTGAGCGCCGGGCCGACGGATCATGGGCCTTGCGGCTCGGTTTCAGGCAGATCAAGGGCTTTCGCGAAGAGGACGCGGGCTGGATCGTGGCGGCGCGGCGCAACGGCTATCCCGATCCTGAAAGCGTCTGGCTGAGGGCAGGGGTGTTGCCCTCCGTGTTGGAACGGCTTGCAGAGGCGGATGCTTTTATCGGGATGGGGCTCACACGCCGGGATGCGCTTTGGCAGGTGCGGGCAATCCGTGCGCCAAAGCCGCTGCCGCTCTTCTCCGATCCTCTTGATGGAGAAGGAATTCGCGAACCAAAGGTAGAACTGCCGGCCATGCATCTGGGGGAGGAGGTGGTCGAGGATTATGTGGCCATGCGGCTCACGCTGCGGGCTCATCCGATGGAGCTTCTGCGTCCCGCCATTTCTGGCCTCACACCCCACGATCAGCTGATCGATGCGCCGCTCAGGCGCACCAGCGTCTGCGGCCTCGTCATTACCCGCCAGCGCCCGGGCACGGCCTCCGGCGTGATTTTCCTCACCCTGGAGGATGAGACCGGTGTCTCCAATGTCGTGGTCTGGCCAAGGGTCTATGACCGTTTTCGCCGTATTGTCATGGGTGGGCGCCTGCTGCGCGTCACCGGACGGCTTGAGCGTGAAGGCATTGTCGTTCATCTCATTGCGGATCATATTGAAGACCTGTCTCACCGTCTGGCAGACTTGGGGCATCCTCTGGACGAAGCCATCGGCATCACCCAGCCGCAAGCCGACGAGGCTCCACGCCCGGTCCGTCAACGCCCCACCGCGCGTCATCCCCGCGAGCAGGCCAAGCACCTCTTTCCCAGCCGTGACTTTCATTGA
- a CDS encoding YHYH protein, with protein sequence MKQNSTVEKTGVLAFLLGSVTALAAPVQGHEDHTLDVKTRCDAVKASVAEAGFSDQVTVTCKDGKAIISSDTYPDHELMTGIVGTNEQVPVPAKKYDAPIPLAPVLSETPQTRDAALGVAVNGVPIFDYTGGGEMTEEDLYHHQTRHDTYQTQQLDACGGHAGRGDDYHYHIKPVCMIAQMANAGDDAIIGWAFDGFPIYGDNNPDGTPVVEGMLDVCNGQSDEVFGYRYHTSEDAPYIVQCLMGEVEDLRDLPRTAPITNAATGRGAEPGRPPAGGVENLIFTQEEDGRRSMDYSYKGEDYYIRYRPSDAEDCYLFETKTVTNGGKIRTGEFCR encoded by the coding sequence ATGAAGCAGAACTCTACCGTCGAAAAAACCGGCGTCCTCGCCTTTCTCCTAGGTTCTGTTACAGCCCTTGCCGCACCGGTGCAGGGGCATGAGGATCACACCCTTGATGTAAAGACCCGCTGCGATGCAGTGAAAGCCTCGGTTGCAGAGGCCGGGTTTTCCGATCAAGTGACGGTCACTTGCAAGGATGGCAAGGCGATCATCTCGTCGGACACCTATCCCGATCATGAGCTGATGACCGGCATCGTCGGTACCAACGAACAAGTGCCGGTTCCCGCCAAGAAGTATGATGCCCCGATCCCGCTCGCTCCGGTGCTAAGCGAGACGCCGCAAACCCGTGACGCAGCACTTGGCGTGGCGGTCAATGGCGTGCCGATCTTCGACTATACTGGCGGCGGGGAGATGACCGAAGAGGATCTCTATCACCACCAGACCCGGCACGACACCTATCAGACACAACAGCTTGATGCCTGTGGAGGTCATGCGGGTCGCGGCGACGACTATCACTATCACATCAAACCTGTTTGCATGATCGCACAGATGGCAAACGCCGGCGACGACGCCATCATCGGTTGGGCCTTTGACGGATTCCCGATCTATGGCGACAACAATCCGGACGGCACGCCAGTTGTCGAAGGGATGCTGGATGTCTGCAACGGCCAGTCGGATGAGGTCTTTGGCTATCGCTACCACACCTCCGAAGATGCTCCCTATATCGTGCAATGTCTGATGGGAGAGGTCGAAGACCTTCGCGACCTTCCGCGCACGGCTCCTATTACCAACGCAGCCACGGGGCGAGGAGCAGAGCCTGGCCGCCCCCCAGCGGGTGGGGTCGAGAACCTGATCTTTACCCAGGAAGAAGATGGCCGTCGCAGCATGGACTACAGCTATAAGGGCGAAGACTACTATATTCGCTATCGTCCGTCTGACGCCGAAGATTGCTATCTTTTCGAAACCAAGACCGTGACCAACGGCGGCAAGATCAGAACCGGAGAGTTCTGCCGATGA
- a CDS encoding DNA polymerase Y family protein yields MFGGIRKRVVSMWFPRLASDRVLRARPVDGPFALTLNTKNANRLYCLNAKAERLGLHRDMSYSDARAFCPELQSRPADPAADMRFLQALQRWALRYCPWVGIDGTDGLNLDITGSAHLFSGEAPMLADMRQRLMRAGVAVRLGLADSRGAAWALAHYGEGVCEPGKPLETLGALPVTALRLEPELVTGLQRLGLRTISDLETTDRAPLARRFGLTLLRRLDQALGRQNEEISPLSDPPHYGVRMTMPEPIGLVDDVMGVTAQLLDRICGKLQENGAGARILCLTLSRVDQEARTVELRLARPLRDAQRILPLFARGVADVDAGYGIDRIRLEAVEVLPLPPEQVSHVASVCKDQLDDLMTRIGTRIGLENIQRFQPVDSHVPERAFSVVPAAFSEPRGGWTSFRPRPIRMFPPEPIMGQGNRPPERFHWRRMSFTTARARGPERIAAEWWLEDDNWRSGVRDYWKVDTRQGHRLWLFHTPQSPGWFVQGEFA; encoded by the coding sequence ATGTTCGGTGGGATCCGCAAACGCGTCGTCTCCATGTGGTTTCCCCGGTTGGCGAGCGACCGGGTTCTAAGGGCGCGTCCGGTTGATGGCCCTTTCGCGCTGACCCTCAACACCAAGAACGCCAACCGGCTGTACTGCCTGAATGCAAAAGCCGAGCGGCTGGGGCTGCATCGGGACATGTCCTATTCCGACGCCCGTGCCTTTTGCCCCGAGTTGCAGAGCAGGCCCGCTGACCCGGCGGCCGACATGCGCTTTCTCCAGGCCCTGCAGCGATGGGCCCTGCGCTATTGCCCTTGGGTTGGGATCGACGGCACTGACGGTCTTAACCTCGACATCACTGGCTCCGCTCATCTGTTCTCGGGTGAAGCGCCGATGCTGGCCGACATGCGCCAGAGGCTTATGCGGGCCGGCGTGGCCGTCCGACTGGGGCTGGCCGACAGCCGCGGAGCTGCCTGGGCGCTGGCCCATTACGGCGAAGGCGTATGCGAGCCGGGCAAGCCTTTGGAGACGCTTGGCGCTCTTCCCGTGACGGCGCTACGTCTGGAACCGGAACTGGTCACAGGGCTTCAGCGTCTGGGTCTGCGGACCATTTCCGATCTTGAGACCACGGACCGGGCTCCTTTGGCCCGTCGTTTCGGCCTCACTCTGCTCCGCCGCCTTGATCAGGCCCTCGGGCGCCAGAATGAGGAGATTTCACCTCTTTCAGATCCTCCCCATTATGGCGTGCGCATGACGATGCCCGAGCCGATCGGGCTGGTTGATGACGTGATGGGTGTGACGGCGCAGTTGCTCGACCGGATTTGCGGCAAGTTACAGGAAAATGGCGCTGGCGCGCGCATCCTTTGTCTGACCCTGAGTCGGGTTGACCAGGAGGCGCGGACGGTCGAATTGCGCCTGGCGCGCCCATTGCGTGATGCCCAGCGTATCCTGCCCCTGTTCGCGCGCGGGGTTGCAGATGTCGACGCGGGCTACGGCATCGACCGGATACGCCTGGAGGCGGTTGAAGTCTTGCCCTTGCCGCCCGAGCAGGTCAGTCATGTCGCAAGCGTGTGCAAGGACCAGCTCGACGATCTCATGACCCGGATCGGCACAAGGATCGGTTTGGAGAACATTCAACGGTTTCAACCGGTCGACAGTCATGTGCCGGAACGTGCTTTCTCCGTTGTTCCCGCTGCTTTCAGCGAGCCCAGAGGTGGTTGGACGAGCTTCCGTCCGCGGCCGATCCGCATGTTTCCGCCCGAACCGATCATGGGGCAAGGCAATCGCCCGCCCGAGCGATTTCACTGGCGGCGCATGTCCTTCACCACGGCCCGCGCCAGGGGACCTGAACGGATTGCTGCCGAGTGGTGGCTGGAGGACGACAATTGGCGCTCCGGCGTCCGCGACTATTGGAAAGTCGACACAAGGCAGGGCCATCGCCTCTGGCTCTTCCACACTCCGCAAAGCCCCGGCTGGTTCGTGCAAGGGGAATTTGCATGA
- a CDS encoding efflux RND transporter permease subunit, with protein sequence MDIARYSIEKPVNTWMIVLLAFLGGLWGLSTVGRLEDPAFTIKQAQVITAYPGATAAEVETEVTEKLETAIQQMPQLDKITSVSQPGLSRIEVEIKPTYDGSELPQVWDELRRKVNDETRDLPDGVQTPLVYDSFGDVFGLYYAFTADGYSRREIRQTVKKIRRELLTVEGVAKVEIAGEPEDNIYLNISQEKMAGLGISLTDVANVLSAENAIQTNGSGLSGDKRIQLMTASAFDEYGSIRDLIVGKPGSTAMIRLSDFSTLELGEPEEPSLLIHHDGKQAVTLGISQIDGTNIVDVGAGVMAKLAEIESNLPLGMEIQPIYQQNVIVDESVNGFILNLAMSVVIVIGVLCLFMGWRASLVVGTVLLLTVMATVLFMRIFTIEMERISLGALIIAMGMLVDNAIVVAEGMMINMQRGQKAIPAASQVVNQTKWPLFGATVIGIMAFSGIGLSPDAAGEFLFSLFAVIGISLLLSWVFAVTVTPLFGKYFFRTSEAGPEHDPYKGILYKLYRGLLVGSLHARLLTVAILIGVTVACVISFGSVKQAFFPDSNTPIFYVHYWAPQGTDIRATERDLKAMEAVVLADDRVETVTTYAGGGATRFMLTYSPESANPSYGHMIISTKSRDDIDLLAIELRERFYRDFPAAQIMTKRLVFGPGVGSKIEARFSGPDANVLKALGDEAQAIFMKPDNKLGDVRTDWRQRELVVRPLFDEDRARIAGITRQDLSQSLKFATDGVQAGGYRDGDETIPIIVRKERQDGVSVTETIYDTLVWSSSQSRYVPVDQVVSKFVMEPQDTLIHRLDRVRTLTVKAETTGTETAASALARVRPQIEAMQLPAGYALEWGGEYESTNDAQASLGAQLPLGFLIMLIISILLFGSVRQPLIIWLMVPMSINGVALALLGTDTAFGFMSLLGFLSLSGMLIKNAIVLLEEIDLLISEGREKYTAIVDASVSRMRPVMLAAITTILGMAPLLYDAFFRGMAVTIMGGLAFATVLTLIATPVLYALFFRVRPPKKDKKIATTETATA encoded by the coding sequence GTGGATATAGCTCGATACTCAATCGAAAAGCCGGTCAACACCTGGATGATCGTGCTCCTGGCATTTCTGGGCGGGCTTTGGGGCCTTAGCACAGTCGGCCGTCTTGAAGACCCCGCCTTCACCATCAAACAGGCGCAGGTGATCACCGCCTATCCGGGCGCGACGGCGGCGGAAGTTGAGACAGAGGTGACAGAAAAGCTGGAAACCGCAATCCAGCAAATGCCTCAGCTCGACAAGATTACGTCTGTCTCTCAGCCTGGGCTTTCGCGGATCGAGGTGGAAATCAAGCCCACCTACGACGGTTCCGAATTGCCGCAGGTCTGGGATGAATTGCGCCGCAAGGTCAACGACGAAACCCGAGATCTTCCCGACGGGGTCCAGACACCGCTGGTCTATGACAGCTTTGGGGACGTCTTCGGCCTCTATTACGCCTTTACCGCCGATGGTTATTCGCGCCGGGAAATCCGCCAAACCGTCAAAAAGATCCGTCGTGAACTCCTGACTGTGGAAGGCGTCGCCAAGGTCGAGATTGCAGGGGAACCTGAGGACAATATCTATCTGAACATCTCTCAGGAGAAGATGGCCGGTCTCGGCATCTCCCTGACCGATGTTGCAAATGTGCTGTCCGCGGAAAACGCCATTCAGACCAACGGTTCGGGCCTTTCCGGCGACAAACGTATCCAGCTGATGACCGCGTCGGCCTTTGACGAATATGGCAGCATCAGGGATCTCATCGTCGGTAAGCCAGGCTCCACTGCGATGATCCGCCTGTCTGATTTTTCCACGCTGGAGCTGGGAGAGCCTGAAGAGCCGAGTCTCCTGATCCACCATGATGGAAAGCAGGCCGTGACCCTGGGGATTTCTCAAATTGATGGCACCAACATCGTTGATGTCGGCGCGGGGGTCATGGCGAAACTCGCCGAGATAGAGAGTAATCTGCCACTCGGCATGGAAATCCAGCCCATCTATCAGCAGAACGTCATTGTCGATGAATCGGTCAACGGCTTCATATTGAACTTGGCCATGTCTGTGGTCATCGTGATTGGCGTTCTTTGCCTCTTCATGGGGTGGCGGGCCAGCCTTGTTGTTGGCACGGTCCTGTTGCTGACTGTCATGGCAACCGTTCTGTTCATGCGTATCTTCACCATCGAGATGGAGCGTATTTCTCTGGGGGCGCTGATCATCGCCATGGGCATGCTGGTCGATAACGCCATCGTTGTCGCTGAGGGCATGATGATCAACATGCAGCGCGGTCAAAAGGCCATTCCGGCGGCAAGTCAGGTGGTGAACCAAACGAAATGGCCGCTCTTTGGAGCGACGGTCATCGGCATCATGGCCTTCTCTGGCATTGGCCTTTCACCGGATGCTGCGGGTGAATTTCTGTTCTCCCTTTTTGCGGTGATCGGTATTTCTCTGCTTTTGTCCTGGGTGTTTGCCGTCACGGTGACTCCGCTTTTCGGGAAATATTTTTTCCGGACCTCCGAAGCCGGACCGGAGCACGATCCCTATAAGGGCATTCTCTATAAGCTCTACCGGGGGCTCCTGGTCGGCTCGCTTCATGCCAGACTGTTGACCGTCGCGATCCTGATCGGCGTGACTGTGGCCTGCGTGATCAGCTTCGGCAGTGTGAAACAGGCCTTCTTCCCCGACAGCAACACGCCGATCTTCTATGTGCATTATTGGGCGCCACAGGGAACAGATATCCGCGCCACCGAGCGCGACCTGAAGGCCATGGAGGCCGTTGTCCTAGCCGACGACCGCGTGGAGACGGTCACAACCTACGCCGGTGGTGGTGCAACGAGGTTCATGCTGACCTATTCACCGGAATCGGCCAACCCCTCCTACGGCCACATGATCATCAGCACAAAGAGCCGTGATGACATCGATCTCCTGGCGATCGAATTACGCGAACGCTTCTATAGGGATTTTCCGGCTGCGCAGATCATGACCAAACGACTTGTTTTTGGCCCTGGTGTTGGATCGAAGATCGAGGCGCGGTTCTCTGGCCCGGATGCAAATGTTCTCAAAGCGCTCGGGGATGAGGCCCAGGCCATTTTCATGAAGCCTGACAACAAGCTGGGTGATGTGCGCACGGACTGGCGTCAGCGCGAGCTGGTGGTTCGTCCTTTGTTTGATGAAGATCGCGCGCGAATTGCCGGCATCACACGGCAGGATCTGTCCCAGTCCTTGAAGTTTGCGACTGACGGCGTGCAGGCCGGTGGCTATCGCGACGGGGACGAAACCATTCCGATCATCGTACGTAAGGAACGTCAGGACGGCGTTTCCGTCACCGAGACAATCTATGACACTCTGGTCTGGAGCTCCAGTCAGAGCCGTTATGTGCCGGTGGATCAGGTCGTGTCCAAATTCGTCATGGAGCCGCAGGATACGTTGATCCACAGGCTCGATCGTGTCCGGACACTGACGGTCAAGGCGGAAACAACGGGTACGGAAACCGCGGCATCTGCGCTGGCTCGCGTTCGTCCTCAGATCGAGGCCATGCAGCTTCCTGCCGGTTATGCGCTGGAATGGGGCGGTGAATACGAAAGCACCAATGATGCGCAGGCATCGCTTGGCGCGCAGCTGCCGCTCGGTTTCCTGATCATGTTGATCATTTCGATCCTCCTGTTCGGATCGGTGCGTCAGCCGCTGATCATCTGGCTGATGGTACCCATGTCGATCAACGGCGTTGCGCTAGCCTTGCTTGGGACGGATACGGCCTTCGGCTTCATGTCGCTGCTTGGATTTCTGTCCCTCTCGGGCATGTTGATCAAGAACGCCATTGTCCTGCTTGAGGAAATCGACCTTCTGATCAGTGAAGGCCGTGAAAAATACACGGCGATCGTCGATGCCAGCGTGTCGCGTATGCGTCCGGTCATGCTGGCCGCAATCACCACTATCCTCGGTATGGCACCACTGCTCTATGACGCGTTCTTCCGCGGCATGGCCGTGACCATCATGGGTGGCCTGGCCTTTGCCACGGTTCTTACCCTGATCGCGACCCCGGTGCTTTACGCCTTGTTCTTCCGGGTTCGTCCGCCGAAGAAAGACAAAAAGATCGCTACGACGGAAACGGCAACGGCCTGA
- a CDS encoding PEBP family protein → MKLVTIAATLLSLSTTALAAEPFSADVWADNWFEMRINGTQVAEDHVPITTERSFNAESFEFDAERPFVVGFIAKDFKQNDTGLEYIGTRRQQMGDGGIILQIKNAAGDTVAVSNADWQCFVTHTAPLDKACEGDKNPVAGEGACGFETKVEPTGWDRPGFDASAWPKADVYSAREVSPKGGYDRIDWDPDAELIWGPDLEQSNTVLCRLVVE, encoded by the coding sequence ATGAAGCTCGTGACCATCGCAGCCACATTGCTTTCCCTTTCCACAACGGCCCTTGCTGCAGAACCCTTCTCGGCAGATGTCTGGGCCGACAACTGGTTTGAGATGCGGATCAACGGGACGCAAGTCGCCGAAGATCATGTTCCCATCACAACCGAGCGTTCGTTCAATGCAGAGAGCTTTGAATTCGACGCCGAGCGGCCTTTCGTCGTCGGCTTCATCGCAAAGGACTTCAAGCAGAACGACACTGGTCTTGAATACATCGGCACGAGACGGCAGCAGATGGGAGATGGCGGGATCATCCTTCAGATCAAGAACGCTGCCGGCGACACAGTGGCGGTCAGCAACGCCGATTGGCAGTGCTTCGTGACCCATACCGCGCCACTGGACAAGGCTTGCGAAGGTGACAAGAACCCTGTTGCGGGGGAAGGAGCCTGCGGTTTTGAGACGAAGGTGGAGCCCACTGGCTGGGACCGGCCTGGCTTTGATGCCTCAGCCTGGCCGAAGGCGGATGTCTATTCCGCCCGCGAGGTCAGCCCAAAGGGCGGCTACGACCGGATCGATTGGGATCCAGACGCCGAACTCATCTGGGGCCCTGATCTTGAGCAAAGCAACACGGTGCTCTGCCGCCTGGTTGTGGAATAA
- a CDS encoding ureidoglycolate lyase, whose amino-acid sequence MSRTITIETLTREAFSSFGDVLEATGEPDKVINQGLCGRYQDLADIDLSGDGARAGISLFKSDKRTLPYRLEMVERHPLGSQAFLPMTHEPFLVIVCTDENGKPGEPRAFMTAPGQGINFHKGTWHGVLTPLSEPGLFAVVDRIGPGDNLEEVWFDEAYLVAQG is encoded by the coding sequence ATGTCCAGGACAATCACCATTGAAACCCTGACACGAGAGGCCTTCTCGTCTTTCGGAGACGTCCTTGAAGCAACGGGCGAGCCAGACAAGGTAATCAATCAAGGACTTTGCGGACGCTATCAAGATCTGGCTGACATCGATCTGTCAGGTGACGGGGCACGAGCCGGAATAAGCCTGTTCAAGTCGGACAAGCGCACCCTGCCCTATCGTCTGGAGATGGTCGAGCGGCATCCTTTGGGCAGCCAGGCGTTTTTGCCCATGACCCATGAGCCGTTTCTGGTCATCGTGTGCACTGACGAGAACGGAAAGCCGGGAGAACCCCGCGCCTTCATGACCGCGCCCGGCCAGGGCATCAATTTCCACAAGGGAACCTGGCACGGCGTCCTGACGCCCTTGTCAGAACCGGGCCTCTTTGCCGTTGTCGACCGCATTGGCCCGGGAGACAATCTGGAAGAGGTTTGGTTCGACGAGGCTTATTTGGTCGCTCAAGGCTGA
- a CDS encoding bifunctional allantoicase/(S)-ureidoglycine aminohydrolase, with protein MSNSSYYAPPGGHPPQTQLLTDRAMFTEAYAVIPKGTLRDITTSFLPFWDKTRLWVISRPLSGFAETFSQYIMEVQPGGGSQKPETDPEAEGVLFVVEGSLSLTLFGKVFQMEGGGYAYIPPATDWQLLNESDAPVKFHWIRKAYEKVEGLDTPTAFVTNEKDVTPTAMAGTEGKWATSRFVDPQDLRHDMHVTIVTFEPGAVIPFLETHVMEHGLYVLEGKAVYRLNQDWVEVEAGDYMWLRAFCPQACYAGGPGKFRYLLYKDVNRHMKLG; from the coding sequence ATGAGCAACAGCTCCTATTATGCGCCCCCCGGCGGCCATCCGCCCCAAACGCAGCTTCTCACCGACCGCGCCATGTTCACCGAAGCCTATGCGGTGATCCCCAAGGGGACCTTGCGCGACATCACGACAAGCTTTCTGCCGTTTTGGGACAAGACGCGCCTGTGGGTGATTTCACGCCCCTTGTCCGGCTTTGCCGAGACCTTTTCGCAGTACATCATGGAAGTGCAGCCCGGCGGCGGCAGCCAGAAGCCGGAGACGGATCCGGAAGCCGAAGGCGTTCTTTTCGTTGTCGAGGGAAGCTTGAGCCTGACCCTGTTCGGCAAGGTGTTCCAGATGGAGGGAGGGGGGTACGCCTATATCCCCCCTGCCACCGACTGGCAGCTACTGAACGAGAGTGACGCTCCGGTCAAGTTTCACTGGATCCGCAAGGCCTATGAGAAGGTCGAGGGCCTCGACACGCCGACGGCTTTCGTTACCAATGAAAAGGACGTCACGCCAACGGCCATGGCCGGAACGGAAGGCAAATGGGCCACAAGCCGCTTTGTCGACCCGCAAGACCTTCGCCACGACATGCATGTAACCATTGTCACCTTTGAACCCGGTGCCGTCATTCCGTTTCTGGAAACGCATGTGATGGAACACGGGCTTTATGTGCTGGAAGGCAAGGCGGTCTACCGGCTCAACCAGGATTGGGTCGAAGTGGAAGCCGGCGACTACATGTGGCTGCGTGCCTTCTGCCCACAGGCCTGTTATGCGGGCGGGCCGGGAAAATTCCGCTATCTGCTCTACAAGGACGTCAACCGCCACATGAAGCTGGGGTGA